One stretch of Paraburkholderia fungorum DNA includes these proteins:
- the iscX gene encoding Fe-S cluster assembly protein IscX translates to MKWTDTQDIAMALTDKHQDIDPQQVRFTDLHRWVTELEGFDDDPERSNEKILEAIQAAWIEDADY, encoded by the coding sequence ATGAAGTGGACCGATACGCAAGACATCGCGATGGCCCTGACTGACAAGCACCAGGACATCGACCCGCAGCAAGTGCGTTTCACCGACTTGCACCGCTGGGTCACCGAGCTGGAAGGATTCGACGACGATCCCGAGCGCTCGAACGAGAAGATTCTTGAGGCAATTCAGGCTGCATGGATTGAAGACGCGGATTACTGA
- the fdx gene encoding ISC system 2Fe-2S type ferredoxin — protein sequence MPQIVVLPHVELCPEGAVLEAEPGMSICDALLENGIEIEHACEKSCACTTCHVIVREGFAALTPSEEDEDDLLDKAWGLEPASRLSCQALVPAEQDLVVEIPRYTINHAKENH from the coding sequence ATGCCTCAAATCGTTGTGCTGCCCCACGTCGAACTGTGCCCGGAAGGCGCGGTGCTCGAAGCCGAACCCGGCATGAGCATTTGCGATGCGCTGCTGGAAAACGGCATCGAGATCGAGCACGCGTGCGAGAAGTCGTGCGCGTGCACAACCTGTCACGTGATCGTGCGTGAGGGTTTCGCCGCCTTGACGCCGTCCGAGGAAGACGAGGACGATCTGTTGGACAAGGCGTGGGGTCTCGAACCGGCCTCGCGTCTGTCATGCCAGGCTTTGGTGCCGGCCGAGCAGGATCTGGTCGTGGAAATTCCGCGATACACGATCAATCACGCGAAGGAAAATCACTAA
- the hscA gene encoding Fe-S protein assembly chaperone HscA encodes MALLQISEPGMAPAPHQRRLAVGIDLGTTNSLVAAVRSGVPDVLPDEDGHALLPSVVRYLEKGGRRIGRKAKAEAASDPRNTIVSVKRFMGRGKAEVEGAENAPYDFVDAPGMVQIRTVDGVKSPVEVSAEILATLRQRAEDTLGDELVGAVITVPAYFDEAQRQATKDAARLAGLNVLRLLNEPTAAAIAYGLDNGSEGLYAVYDLGGGTFDLSILKLTKGVFEVLAAGGDSALGGDDFDHALYRHVLEQAGIAPNTLAPEDVRLLLDNVREAKEALSDAAEARVAVTLSNGTALDLTIGEAAFEAVTKDLVQRTFSPTKKALRDAKVATKEVKGVVLVGGATRMPVIRRAVEAFFGQPPLINLDPDQVVALGAAIQADLLAGNRGADGDEWLLLDVIPLSLGVETMGGLTEKIIPRNSTIPVARAQDFTTFKDGQTAMAIHVVQGERELVSDCRSLARFELRGIPPMAAGAARIRVTYQVDADGLLSVFAREQGSGVEASVVVKPSYGLADDDIAKMLEDSFSTAEVDMRARALREAQVEARRLVEATDAALAADAELLDDSERADLDTLLDALRNIAQSDDADAIEAATKTLAEGTDEFAARRMNKGIRRALAGRKLDEI; translated from the coding sequence ATGGCCCTACTGCAAATCTCCGAACCCGGCATGGCGCCGGCGCCTCATCAACGGCGCCTGGCCGTCGGTATCGACCTCGGCACCACCAATTCTCTTGTCGCGGCCGTGCGTAGCGGCGTGCCCGACGTGCTGCCCGACGAAGACGGCCATGCGCTGCTGCCGTCGGTGGTGCGTTATCTGGAAAAGGGCGGCCGCCGGATCGGCCGCAAAGCCAAAGCCGAAGCGGCGAGCGATCCGCGCAACACGATCGTGTCGGTCAAGCGCTTCATGGGGCGTGGCAAGGCGGAAGTGGAAGGCGCCGAAAACGCGCCGTACGATTTCGTCGACGCCCCCGGCATGGTGCAGATTCGTACGGTTGACGGCGTGAAGAGCCCCGTCGAAGTGTCTGCGGAAATTCTCGCGACGCTGCGCCAGCGCGCCGAAGATACGCTCGGCGACGAACTGGTCGGCGCGGTCATCACCGTGCCGGCTTACTTCGACGAAGCGCAGCGCCAGGCTACGAAGGACGCTGCGCGTCTGGCTGGTCTGAACGTGCTGCGTCTGCTGAACGAGCCGACCGCAGCGGCGATCGCCTACGGTCTCGACAACGGCTCGGAAGGCCTGTACGCGGTCTATGACCTCGGCGGCGGCACCTTCGACCTGTCGATCCTGAAATTGACCAAGGGCGTCTTCGAAGTGCTCGCGGCGGGCGGCGATTCCGCGCTCGGCGGCGACGATTTCGATCACGCGCTGTATCGCCACGTGCTGGAGCAGGCCGGCATCGCGCCGAACACGCTCGCACCGGAAGACGTCCGCTTGCTGCTGGACAACGTACGCGAGGCCAAGGAGGCTTTGTCGGACGCGGCCGAGGCTCGTGTCGCGGTCACGCTGTCGAACGGCACAGCGCTCGATCTGACGATCGGCGAGGCTGCTTTCGAGGCCGTCACGAAGGATCTGGTGCAACGAACCTTCAGCCCGACGAAGAAAGCGCTCCGCGACGCGAAGGTTGCGACCAAAGAAGTCAAGGGCGTCGTGCTGGTCGGCGGGGCAACGCGCATGCCGGTGATCCGCCGTGCGGTCGAGGCTTTCTTCGGCCAGCCGCCGCTGATCAACCTCGACCCGGACCAGGTCGTCGCGCTCGGCGCGGCGATCCAGGCCGATCTGCTCGCGGGCAACCGTGGCGCGGATGGCGACGAATGGCTGCTGCTCGACGTGATCCCGCTGTCGCTCGGCGTCGAAACCATGGGCGGGCTGACCGAGAAGATCATCCCGCGCAATTCGACGATTCCGGTCGCGCGCGCGCAGGATTTCACGACCTTCAAGGACGGCCAGACGGCGATGGCGATCCATGTCGTGCAAGGCGAGCGCGAGCTGGTTAGCGACTGCCGCTCGCTCGCGCGTTTCGAGCTGCGCGGCATTCCGCCGATGGCCGCCGGCGCGGCGCGGATTCGCGTGACTTACCAGGTGGACGCGGACGGCCTGCTGTCGGTGTTCGCGCGTGAGCAGGGTTCGGGCGTGGAAGCGTCGGTGGTGGTGAAGCCGTCCTACGGTCTCGCCGACGACGACATCGCGAAAATGCTCGAAGACAGTTTCTCGACCGCCGAAGTCGACATGCGCGCCCGTGCGTTGCGTGAGGCGCAGGTCGAAGCGCGCCGTCTGGTCGAAGCGACCGACGCTGCACTTGCCGCCGACGCCGAACTGCTCGACGACAGCGAGCGCGCCGATCTCGACACGTTGCTCGATGCATTGCGCAACATCGCGCAAAGCGATGACGCCGACGCGATCGAAGCCGCGACCAAAACGCTTGCCGAAGGCACCGACGAATTTGCCGCCCGCCGCATGAACAAGGGCATTCGCCGCGCGCTCGCGGGCCGCAAGCTCGACGAAATCTGA
- the hscB gene encoding Fe-S protein assembly co-chaperone HscB: MASLNDSHFDLFDLPAQFALDSGSLDHAYRTVQAQVHPDRFAAAGDAQKRIAMQWATRTNEAYQTLRDPLKRATYLLSLRGIDVGAENNTAMEPAFLMQQMEWRENIEDAAAAKNVDALDALLTELRDEERMRFDKLGASLDSGANQAASEAVRQLMFIERVASEISAQIDRLDN, from the coding sequence ATGGCATCGCTGAACGACAGCCACTTCGACCTGTTCGATCTGCCGGCGCAATTCGCGCTCGACTCGGGCTCGCTCGATCACGCGTACCGCACGGTGCAGGCGCAAGTGCATCCGGACCGCTTCGCAGCGGCCGGCGATGCGCAAAAGCGTATTGCGATGCAGTGGGCTACGCGCACCAACGAGGCGTATCAGACGTTGCGCGATCCGTTGAAGCGCGCGACGTATCTGTTGTCGCTGCGCGGCATCGACGTCGGCGCGGAGAACAATACGGCGATGGAGCCGGCGTTCCTGATGCAGCAAATGGAGTGGCGCGAAAATATCGAAGACGCGGCCGCGGCGAAAAATGTCGACGCGCTTGACGCGTTGCTCACCGAGTTGCGTGACGAAGAACGGATGCGTTTCGACAAGCTCGGTGCATCGCTCGACAGCGGCGCGAATCAGGCGGCGAGCGAGGCGGTCCGGCAGTTGATGTTCATCGAACGAGTGGCGTCGGAAATCAGCGCGCAGATCGACCGGCTCGACAACTAG
- the iscA gene encoding iron-sulfur cluster assembly protein IscA: protein MAITLTDKAAQHVQKYLTRRGKGVGLRVGVRTTGCSGLAYKLEYVDELAPEDEVFECNGVKIIVDPKSLAYIDGTQLDFAREGLNEGFKFNNPNVKDECGCGESFRV, encoded by the coding sequence ATGGCAATTACGTTGACCGACAAGGCAGCACAGCACGTCCAGAAATATCTGACCCGTCGCGGTAAAGGCGTCGGACTGCGCGTTGGCGTGCGCACCACCGGTTGCTCCGGCTTGGCCTACAAGCTCGAGTACGTGGACGAACTCGCGCCCGAAGACGAAGTGTTCGAATGCAACGGCGTGAAGATCATTGTCGACCCGAAGAGCCTCGCTTATATCGACGGCACGCAACTCGACTTCGCGCGCGAAGGGTTGAACGAAGGCTTCAAGTTCAACAACCCGAACGTGAAGGACGAATGCGGCTGCGGCGAGTCGTTCCGGGTCTAG
- the iscU gene encoding Fe-S cluster assembly scaffold IscU, giving the protein MAYSDKVLDHYENPRNVGSFAKDDDAVGTGMVGAPACGDVMKLQIRVGADGIIEDAKFKTYGCGSAIASSSLVTEWVKGKTLDQAMSIKNTQIAEELALPPVKIHCSILAEDAIKAAVADYKQRHGEAVVEGDKQHA; this is encoded by the coding sequence ATGGCTTATAGCGACAAGGTTCTGGACCACTACGAAAACCCGCGCAACGTCGGTTCCTTCGCGAAGGACGACGACGCGGTCGGCACCGGCATGGTCGGCGCACCGGCATGCGGCGACGTGATGAAGTTGCAGATTCGCGTGGGCGCAGACGGCATCATCGAAGACGCGAAGTTCAAGACGTACGGCTGCGGTTCGGCAATTGCTTCGAGCTCGCTCGTCACCGAATGGGTGAAGGGCAAGACGCTCGATCAGGCCATGTCGATCAAGAACACGCAGATCGCCGAAGAACTGGCGTTGCCGCCGGTGAAGATCCACTGCTCGATCCTCGCGGAAGACGCGATCAAGGCAGCGGTCGCCGACTACAAGCAGCGTCATGGCGAAGCGGTAGTCGAAGGCGACAAGCAGCACGCTTGA
- a CDS encoding IscS subfamily cysteine desulfurase: MNNDSLHLPIYMDYSATTPIDPRVVDKMIPYLREQFGNPASRSHSYGWDAERAVEEARENVAALVNADPREIIWTSGATESDNLAIKGAAHFYKSKGKHIITVKTEHKAVLDTCRELEREGFEVTYLDVKDDGLIDLDVFKAAIRPDTILVSVMSVNNEIGVIQDIDAIGEITREKGIIFHVDAAQATGKIVIDLQKQKVDLMSFSAHKTYGPKGIGALYVRRKPRIRIEAQMHGGGHERGMRSGTLATHQIVGMGEAFRIAREEMATENERIRMLRDRLLKGLSEMEETYVNGDMEKRVPHNLNISFNFVEGESLIMAVKDVAVSSGSACTSASLEPSYVLRALGRNDELAHSSIRFTVGRFTTEQDVDYVINLLKTKISKLRDLSPLWEMHKDGIDISTIQWAAH, translated from the coding sequence ATGAACAACGACTCTCTCCATCTGCCCATCTACATGGACTACAGCGCTACGACGCCGATCGACCCGCGCGTGGTGGACAAGATGATTCCGTACCTGCGCGAGCAGTTCGGTAACCCCGCATCGCGCAGCCACTCGTATGGCTGGGACGCGGAGCGCGCAGTCGAAGAAGCGCGTGAGAACGTTGCCGCGCTGGTGAACGCCGATCCGCGCGAAATCATCTGGACGTCGGGTGCAACGGAGTCGGACAACCTGGCCATCAAGGGCGCTGCGCACTTCTACAAGAGCAAGGGCAAGCACATCATCACGGTGAAGACCGAGCACAAGGCCGTGCTCGACACCTGCCGCGAACTCGAGCGCGAAGGCTTCGAAGTCACGTATCTGGACGTCAAGGACGACGGTCTGATCGACCTCGATGTGTTCAAGGCTGCGATCCGCCCGGACACGATCCTGGTGTCGGTGATGTCGGTGAACAACGAGATCGGCGTGATTCAGGACATCGACGCGATCGGCGAGATCACCCGTGAAAAGGGCATCATTTTCCACGTCGACGCAGCTCAGGCCACCGGCAAGATCGTGATCGACTTGCAGAAGCAGAAAGTCGACCTCATGTCGTTCTCGGCGCACAAGACGTATGGCCCGAAGGGCATCGGCGCGCTGTATGTGCGTCGCAAGCCGCGTATCCGTATCGAAGCGCAGATGCACGGCGGCGGTCACGAACGCGGCATGCGTTCGGGCACGCTGGCTACGCACCAGATCGTCGGCATGGGCGAAGCATTCCGTATCGCACGTGAAGAGATGGCGACGGAAAACGAACGTATCCGCATGCTGCGCGACCGGCTGCTGAAGGGCCTGTCGGAAATGGAAGAAACGTACGTGAACGGCGACATGGAAAAGCGTGTGCCGCACAACCTGAACATCAGCTTCAATTTCGTCGAAGGCGAATCGCTGATCATGGCGGTGAAAGATGTGGCGGTGTCGTCGGGTTCGGCGTGTACGTCGGCTTCGCTGGAACCGTCGTACGTGCTGCGCGCACTGGGTCGTAACGACGAACTCGCGCACAGCTCGATCCGCTTCACGGTGGGCCGCTTCACGACCGAGCAGGATGTCGATTACGTGATCAACCTGCTGAAGACCAAGATTTCGAAGCTGCGCGACTTGTCGCCGCTGTGGGAAATGCATAAGGACGGGATCGATATTTCGACCATCCAGTGGGCTGCGCACTGA
- the iscR gene encoding Fe-S cluster assembly transcriptional regulator IscR, producing MRLTTKGRFAVTAMIDLALRQEQGPVTLAGISQRQHISLSYLEQLFGKLRRHEIVESVRGPGGGYNLARRAEDVTVADIIIAVDEPLDATQCGGKGSCEGTKQHDGHCMTHELWSTLNQKMVEYLDSVSLKDLVDQQRSREGAPAVLRDRRNEAATVEPVRVAPKGPNSVFNMAGS from the coding sequence ATGAGACTCACCACGAAAGGCCGTTTCGCCGTCACGGCGATGATTGACCTGGCACTGCGCCAGGAGCAGGGCCCGGTGACGCTGGCAGGAATCAGCCAGCGCCAACATATCTCCCTGTCCTATCTCGAGCAGCTGTTTGGCAAGCTGCGTCGTCACGAAATCGTCGAGTCCGTGCGCGGACCGGGCGGCGGCTACAATCTGGCCCGCCGCGCTGAAGACGTGACCGTGGCCGACATCATCATCGCGGTCGACGAGCCGCTCGATGCCACCCAATGCGGCGGCAAGGGCTCGTGCGAAGGCACCAAACAGCACGACGGCCACTGCATGACCCACGAATTGTGGTCCACGCTGAACCAGAAAATGGTCGAGTACCTCGATTCGGTTTCCCTGAAAGATCTCGTCGATCAGCAACGTTCACGCGAAGGCGCGCCCGCAGTTCTGCGCGACAGGCGGAACGAAGCGGCGACGGTCGAGCCCGTGCGCGTCGCGCCAAAAGGGCCGAATTCCGTTTTCAACATGGCCGGTTCGTGA
- a CDS encoding low molecular weight protein-tyrosine-phosphatase, with protein sequence MKTVSVCFVCLGNICRSPTAEGVMRHLVGEAKLAERILIDSAGTGDWHIGEPPDERAQRAAGQRGYKLAALRGRQIAAADFERFDLLIAMDDKNIAALRQICPPAQRDKIRLLMEFVPESDSRWGGAREVVDPYFGGAEGFEQVLDQCEAACRGLIAALRPQLPA encoded by the coding sequence ATGAAAACTGTGTCCGTCTGCTTCGTGTGCCTGGGGAACATTTGCCGTTCGCCGACTGCGGAGGGCGTGATGCGCCATCTGGTCGGCGAGGCCAAGCTGGCTGAGCGCATCCTGATCGATTCGGCGGGCACGGGCGACTGGCATATCGGCGAGCCTCCCGACGAGCGCGCACAACGTGCCGCCGGGCAGCGCGGTTACAAATTGGCCGCATTGCGTGGACGCCAGATTGCTGCAGCCGACTTCGAGCGCTTCGACCTGCTGATCGCAATGGACGACAAGAACATCGCCGCATTACGTCAGATCTGTCCTCCGGCGCAGCGCGACAAGATCCGCCTGCTGATGGAATTCGTGCCCGAGTCGGATAGCCGCTGGGGCGGCGCCCGCGAAGTCGTCGATCCGTACTTCGGCGGCGCGGAAGGTTTTGAGCAGGTGCTCGATCAGTGCGAAGCAGCCTGCCGCGGTCTGATCGCCGCGTTGCGTCCCCAGTTGCCGGCATAG
- a CDS encoding lactate utilization protein B, translated as MQIQTMQFKARAGQKLADQRLQQNLTKLSTKFVSARASAMTAIDFPVTRAALKERRNRALENLDVWLETFEQEAARRGVTVLFAETTQEAARLVGDIARKHDVKKVIKTKSMVTEEMRLNEVLGQMGVQSIETDLGEYILQINDNEPPSHIIAPVVHKDKDEIADLFAKTHGRPRLTEIPDMTREAREMLRPHFMSADMGVTGGNFVVAETGSVVLVTNEGNEGMCTVMPRVHVAVTGIEKVLPTLEDLATAMRLLPRSATGQATSNYFSMLTGPRGEGDQDGPEHMYVVLVDGGRTGLIGGDFQEMLRCIRCGACMNHCPVYQKVGGHAYGWVYPGPMGSVLTPSYVGIDKALDLPQAATLCGECNSVCPVGIPLSDLLRKLREKQVERRLRPWKERVGFAVWGFLALHPDAYALFTKLAVRVLEQMGGRNRSIARLPLGGAGWTNTRDMPAPVGRTFRELYAAQRSHIG; from the coding sequence ATGCAGATTCAAACGATGCAGTTCAAGGCTCGCGCCGGTCAGAAACTCGCCGACCAGCGTTTGCAGCAGAACCTGACCAAGCTTTCCACCAAGTTCGTGTCGGCCCGCGCGTCGGCGATGACCGCGATCGATTTCCCCGTCACCCGCGCCGCGCTCAAGGAGCGCCGCAATCGCGCGCTGGAAAATCTCGACGTGTGGCTGGAAACCTTCGAGCAAGAGGCCGCCCGGCGCGGCGTGACCGTGCTGTTCGCCGAAACGACTCAGGAAGCCGCGCGGCTGGTCGGTGACATTGCGCGCAAGCATGACGTGAAAAAGGTGATCAAGACCAAGTCGATGGTCACCGAAGAAATGCGTCTGAACGAAGTGCTCGGGCAAATGGGCGTGCAGTCGATCGAAACCGATCTGGGCGAGTACATCCTCCAGATCAACGATAACGAACCGCCGAGCCACATCATCGCGCCGGTCGTCCATAAAGATAAGGACGAGATTGCGGACCTGTTCGCGAAGACGCATGGCCGGCCGCGTCTGACAGAGATTCCCGATATGACGCGCGAGGCGCGGGAGATGCTGCGTCCGCATTTCATGAGCGCGGACATGGGCGTGACGGGTGGCAATTTCGTGGTCGCGGAAACCGGTTCGGTCGTGCTGGTCACGAACGAAGGCAACGAGGGCATGTGCACGGTCATGCCGCGAGTGCATGTGGCCGTCACCGGTATCGAGAAAGTGCTGCCCACGCTGGAAGACCTGGCGACGGCAATGCGTCTGTTGCCGCGCTCGGCAACCGGGCAGGCCACGTCGAACTATTTTTCGATGCTGACCGGGCCGCGCGGCGAGGGCGATCAGGACGGACCCGAGCATATGTATGTCGTACTGGTCGACGGTGGGCGCACGGGTCTGATCGGCGGCGATTTCCAGGAGATGCTCCGGTGCATCCGCTGCGGTGCGTGCATGAACCATTGCCCGGTTTATCAGAAGGTGGGCGGTCATGCGTATGGGTGGGTGTATCCCGGCCCGATGGGATCGGTGTTGACGCCGAGCTATGTCGGCATCGACAAGGCGCTCGATTTGCCACAGGCCGCAACGCTATGCGGCGAGTGCAACAGCGTTTGCCCGGTGGGGATTCCATTGTCGGATCTGCTGCGCAAGTTGCGCGAGAAGCAGGTCGAGCGGCGACTGCGTCCGTGGAAGGAGCGGGTGGGGTTTGCCGTTTGGGGTTTTCTGGCGCTCCATCCCGACGCTTATGCGCTTTTCACCAAGCTGGCCGTGCGGGTGCTGGAGCAGATGGGTGGCCGGAATCGGTCGATTGCCAGATTGCCGTTGGGCGGCGCGGGCTGGACCAATACCCGCGACATGCCGGCGCCGGTGGGTCGTACGTTCAGGGAGTTGTACGCGGCGCAGCGTAGTCACATTGGCTGA
- a CDS encoding (Fe-S)-binding protein: MRVGLFVTCLIDLMRPEIGFSVIKLIEGAGFEVIVPPAQTCCGQPAYNSGERSIARDLAEKTVREFEQFDYIVVPSGSCGGMIRSHYGDLFADDPQLMNRFGRVRAKVFELTDFLVNVAKVQLQPGEFTGEVTYHDSCSGLRELGVKAQPRALLAQVGVPVTEMKDCEHCCGFGGTFAVKYGDISTAIVDEKCANISASGAGTVVLGDLGCMLNIEGRLRRQGDSTTRVLHIAQVLAGDV, from the coding sequence ATGCGAGTCGGATTGTTCGTCACCTGCCTGATCGACCTGATGCGTCCCGAAATCGGTTTTTCGGTCATCAAGCTGATCGAAGGCGCCGGTTTCGAGGTGATTGTGCCGCCCGCGCAAACCTGTTGCGGACAGCCCGCTTATAACTCGGGCGAGCGCAGTATCGCGCGTGATCTGGCCGAGAAAACCGTACGCGAGTTCGAGCAGTTCGACTACATCGTGGTGCCGTCCGGCTCGTGCGGCGGCATGATCCGCTCGCACTACGGCGACCTTTTCGCTGACGATCCCCAGTTGATGAACCGCTTCGGCCGCGTGCGCGCCAAGGTGTTTGAGTTGACCGATTTCCTCGTCAACGTGGCGAAGGTGCAGTTGCAGCCGGGCGAGTTCACTGGAGAAGTCACATATCACGACTCCTGTTCGGGGTTGCGCGAACTCGGCGTGAAGGCGCAGCCGCGCGCGTTGCTTGCCCAGGTGGGCGTGCCGGTCACCGAGATGAAGGACTGCGAGCACTGCTGCGGTTTCGGAGGCACGTTCGCGGTGAAGTACGGCGACATTTCCACGGCGATCGTCGACGAAAAATGCGCGAATATCAGCGCGAGCGGGGCAGGTACAGTGGTGCTCGGCGATCTCGGCTGCATGCTCAATATCGAGGGGCGTTTGCGCCGTCAGGGGGATTCCACCACCCGGGTGTTGCATATCGCGCAAGTGCTGGCCGGCGACGTCTAG
- a CDS encoding IclR family transcriptional regulator: MSDTNPDPKTSIQVIERMMRLLDALAAHSDPVSLKELAIRTELHPSTAHRILNDMVMCRLVDRSDPGTYRLGMRLLELGNLVKARLSVRDAALTPMRELHRQTGQTVNLSVRQGDEIVYIERAYSERSGMQVVRAIGGRAPLHLTSVGKLFLAADESTRVRAYATRTGLSGHTQNSITDLTKLERELSHVRQQACARDNEELELGVRCIAAGIYDDTGKLVAGLSLSAPADRLQDSWLGQVSQTALMISESLGYRPPAPHDHSHGGHSHHT; this comes from the coding sequence ATGAGCGATACGAACCCGGATCCCAAAACATCGATCCAGGTGATCGAACGCATGATGCGCCTGCTCGATGCCCTCGCCGCGCATAGCGACCCGGTCAGCCTGAAAGAACTTGCCATCCGCACGGAGCTGCATCCGTCCACCGCGCACCGCATCCTGAACGATATGGTGATGTGCCGGCTGGTCGACCGCTCGGACCCCGGCACTTATCGGCTCGGCATGCGCCTGCTCGAATTGGGCAATCTGGTGAAGGCGCGTCTGTCGGTGCGCGACGCGGCGCTGACGCCAATGCGCGAGTTGCATCGCCAGACTGGCCAGACGGTGAATCTGTCGGTCCGTCAGGGCGACGAGATCGTCTATATCGAACGCGCTTATTCCGAACGCTCGGGCATGCAGGTCGTGCGCGCTATTGGCGGACGGGCGCCGCTGCATCTGACTTCCGTCGGCAAGCTGTTTCTCGCCGCCGACGAATCGACCCGCGTGCGCGCCTACGCTACCCGCACCGGTCTGTCCGGCCATACGCAGAACAGCATCACCGATCTGACGAAACTGGAACGGGAGTTGTCGCACGTGCGTCAGCAAGCCTGCGCGCGCGATAACGAAGAACTCGAACTCGGCGTGCGCTGCATAGCAGCCGGAATTTATGACGACACCGGCAAGCTGGTCGCGGGTCTGTCATTGTCGGCACCGGCGGATCGGTTGCAGGATTCGTGGCTGGGCCAAGTCAGTCAGACAGCGCTGATGATTTCGGAATCGCTGGGTTATCGGCCGCCTGCGCCGCATGATCATTCGCACGGCGGCCATAGCCACCATACGTAA
- the pbpG gene encoding D-alanyl-D-alanine endopeptidase, giving the protein MKTDMFSSLKVIHGAARSTALSVAVSLVVAAAFATPVSTFAATPAATAKTSKHAKAAKKPAATTAKVSSKSVKAGKGAVAKTAAADDDAPRANVKRKRVTFAANGRHHSVVRRVAYEPRQPTVGQAFGLHETPDALMLRSSVAYVIDQNTGESLFDKNSRAVVPIASITKLMTSMVVLDSKEPMTDQIEVTDEDRDYEKNTGSRLSVGSVLSREDMLHIALMASENRAAAALSRYFPGGRPAFLAAMNAKAKQLGMTDTHFENPTGLTSQNVSSARDLVKMVNAAYQYPLIRKFSTDHSYEVYTGKRSLAYNSTNALVRNPTWDIGLQKTGFINEAGECLVMQATIHGRPMILVLLDSSGKYSRFADATRLRTWLDNGGDQPRITSADAGGAGT; this is encoded by the coding sequence ATGAAAACCGACATGTTTTCGTCGCTAAAAGTGATCCACGGCGCGGCCCGCAGCACCGCTCTGTCGGTGGCCGTCTCTTTGGTCGTCGCAGCGGCGTTCGCCACGCCCGTCTCCACTTTTGCCGCCACGCCTGCTGCAACTGCAAAAACCTCCAAACACGCCAAAGCTGCCAAAAAGCCGGCTGCCACCACCGCCAAGGTGTCGAGCAAGTCGGTTAAGGCCGGCAAAGGCGCGGTCGCAAAAACCGCCGCTGCCGACGACGATGCGCCGCGCGCGAACGTCAAACGCAAGCGCGTGACCTTTGCGGCCAACGGCCGTCACCATTCGGTCGTGCGCCGTGTCGCGTATGAACCGCGTCAACCGACCGTCGGTCAGGCTTTCGGTCTGCACGAAACACCAGATGCGCTGATGCTGCGCTCAAGCGTTGCGTACGTGATCGACCAGAACACCGGCGAGTCGCTGTTCGACAAGAACTCGCGCGCTGTGGTGCCGATCGCGTCGATCACCAAGCTGATGACGTCGATGGTGGTGCTCGACTCGAAAGAGCCGATGACCGACCAGATCGAAGTCACCGACGAAGACCGTGACTACGAGAAGAACACCGGTTCGCGTCTGTCGGTCGGTTCGGTGCTCTCGCGTGAAGACATGCTGCATATCGCGCTGATGGCGTCGGAAAACCGCGCGGCCGCAGCGTTGTCGCGTTACTTCCCGGGTGGGCGTCCGGCGTTCCTGGCCGCGATGAACGCGAAGGCCAAGCAACTCGGCATGACCGATACGCACTTCGAAAACCCCACGGGTTTGACGAGCCAGAACGTGTCGAGCGCGCGCGACCTGGTGAAGATGGTCAACGCGGCATATCAATATCCGCTGATCCGCAAGTTCTCGACCGATCACAGCTACGAGGTGTACACCGGCAAGCGTTCGCTGGCGTACAACAGCACCAATGCGCTGGTGCGTAATCCGACGTGGGACATCGGTTTGCAAAAGACCGGCTTCATCAACGAAGCGGGCGAGTGCCTCGTGATGCAGGCGACCATTCATGGCCGTCCGATGATCCTGGTGCTGCTCGATTCGTCGGGCAAGTACTCGCGTTTCGCGGACGCTACGCGTCTTCGCACGTGGCTGGATAATGGTGGCGACCAGCCGCGTATTACCAGTGCGGACGCTGGTGGCGCGGGCACCTGA